In Paenibacillus sp. FSL R7-0345, a single window of DNA contains:
- a CDS encoding ABC transporter substrate-binding protein, which produces MKKAPGRKLSLAMVLCLSFTMLLSGCGGNNSNNAAPTDPPAATAAPTADNNQEPTKSAEPAAAGSPLELALKGEYKGTKVTMFGPFVDADQVKFESSIKEFEEKTGIDIQYEGSKEFEATINIRVDGGNAPDIADFPQPGLLASIAKTGKVVDLTGVLDQEKLKKNYNQSWLDMSTMDGKDGKIMAGIWNRSNVKSLVWYPKKQFDDAGYTVPQTWDELMALTEQIAKDGDPAWAIGIESGAATGWPATDWVENIMLRTTSPENYDKWVSGELPFTSPEVKNAVEIMSKIWLNEDYVYGGAKSIVTTAFGDAPKPMFENPPKAWFNLIGNFITSFFPETAKVDVDYDWFYLPPIDEQYGKPVLVAGDIYAMFNDRPEVRAVMEFFTTGESIKTWVQSGGVVAPMNDASLDWYQSESDRRMAQLVQEASTLRFDGSDLMPGKVGAGTFWKGMTDYVSGTATLDQALEQIQSGWNN; this is translated from the coding sequence ATGAAAAAAGCTCCAGGACGTAAACTGTCGCTAGCCATGGTGCTGTGCTTATCCTTCACTATGCTGCTGAGCGGATGCGGCGGGAATAACAGCAATAATGCGGCACCAACTGATCCTCCGGCTGCTACGGCAGCACCAACAGCAGATAACAACCAGGAACCGACAAAAAGTGCAGAGCCTGCGGCTGCCGGATCTCCGCTTGAATTAGCGCTTAAGGGTGAATACAAAGGAACCAAGGTCACCATGTTCGGACCGTTCGTGGATGCGGATCAGGTGAAGTTCGAAAGCAGCATTAAGGAATTTGAAGAAAAAACCGGGATAGATATCCAGTACGAAGGTTCCAAGGAGTTTGAAGCGACCATTAATATCCGCGTTGACGGCGGCAATGCGCCCGACATCGCTGACTTCCCGCAGCCGGGACTGCTTGCTTCCATTGCCAAGACCGGCAAGGTGGTTGACCTGACAGGCGTACTGGATCAGGAGAAGCTGAAGAAAAACTACAATCAGAGCTGGCTGGATATGTCCACAATGGACGGTAAAGACGGCAAAATTATGGCCGGGATCTGGAACCGCAGCAATGTAAAGAGTCTGGTCTGGTATCCGAAAAAGCAGTTTGACGATGCAGGCTACACTGTCCCGCAGACGTGGGATGAGCTGATGGCCCTCACCGAGCAGATTGCCAAAGACGGAGATCCGGCCTGGGCGATCGGGATTGAGAGCGGTGCGGCTACCGGCTGGCCGGCAACAGACTGGGTCGAAAATATCATGCTGCGCACAACATCGCCTGAGAATTATGACAAATGGGTCAGCGGGGAGCTGCCGTTTACCTCTCCTGAAGTGAAGAACGCTGTGGAGATTATGTCAAAAATCTGGCTTAACGAGGATTATGTGTACGGCGGCGCCAAATCCATTGTAACTACCGCGTTCGGGGATGCGCCAAAGCCGATGTTCGAGAATCCGCCAAAAGCCTGGTTCAACCTGATCGGCAACTTTATCACCAGCTTCTTCCCGGAAACCGCCAAGGTGGACGTGGATTATGACTGGTTCTACCTGCCGCCGATCGATGAGCAGTATGGCAAGCCTGTACTTGTAGCAGGTGACATCTACGCCATGTTCAATGACCGTCCGGAAGTGCGTGCAGTAATGGAGTTCTTCACCACTGGTGAATCAATCAAGACCTGGGTGCAGTCGGGCGGCGTGGTTGCTCCTATGAATGATGCATCGCTTGACTGGTACCAGTCGGAGTCTGACCGCCGGATGGCCCAGCTGGTGCAGGAAGCCTCGACCCTGCGCTTTGACGGCTCTGACCTCATGCCGGGCAAGGTGGGTGCGGGTACGTTCTGGAAAGGTATGACTGACTATGTAAGCGGAACGGCGACGCTGGATCAGGCACTGGAGCAGATTCAGTCAGGCTGGAACAACTAG
- a CDS encoding LacI family DNA-binding transcriptional regulator, whose protein sequence is MKPTIKDVARLAEVSISTVSRVMNAPETVVPSKRNRVIEAIKELKYQPNAFARGLIYKKSNTLGLLIPDIENLYFAGVIRGMQDACIKLGYSLMICNTDREMERTLSYIDTFHEKQVDGIVFASDVLYPEYYEKLTDCRIPFVLVSSHSDEFEVPSVEVDDELAAYDAVKFLIELGHREIGMIGFNHDNSVSGPPRAAGFIRALTECGLERNTGKIRYANHRFEHAYQAAHELFTDYPELSAVFCVADEFAMGTISYLKDRNILVPGQVSVIGFDNLRMSGMFIPKLTTIAQPIYQLGYRAAEKLHELLSTGDVAVMKEKMEHRLIVRESSREK, encoded by the coding sequence ATGAAGCCAACAATTAAGGATGTTGCCCGGCTGGCGGAGGTGTCGATCAGTACGGTGTCCCGTGTAATGAACGCGCCTGAGACCGTTGTGCCGAGCAAGCGAAACAGGGTTATTGAGGCTATTAAAGAGCTGAAGTATCAGCCAAACGCGTTTGCCCGCGGCCTGATTTACAAGAAATCGAATACGCTGGGGCTGCTGATACCGGATATTGAGAATCTGTATTTTGCCGGTGTCATCCGCGGGATGCAGGATGCATGCATTAAGCTTGGATACAGCCTGATGATCTGCAATACCGACCGCGAGATGGAGCGCACGCTGTCCTACATTGATACGTTCCATGAGAAGCAGGTGGACGGGATTGTGTTCGCCAGTGATGTGCTGTACCCGGAATATTACGAGAAGCTGACGGATTGCAGGATTCCGTTTGTGCTGGTGTCGTCCCATTCCGATGAGTTCGAGGTTCCATCCGTTGAGGTAGATGATGAGCTGGCTGCGTATGATGCTGTAAAGTTCCTGATAGAGCTGGGGCACAGGGAGATCGGGATGATCGGCTTCAACCACGATAATTCCGTGTCCGGGCCGCCGCGTGCTGCCGGGTTCATCAGGGCACTGACGGAATGCGGGCTGGAGCGGAATACCGGAAAAATCAGATACGCTAACCACCGTTTTGAACACGCCTATCAGGCGGCACATGAGCTGTTCACCGATTACCCGGAGCTTAGTGCTGTGTTCTGTGTAGCTGATGAATTTGCAATGGGTACGATTTCGTATTTGAAGGACCGGAATATCCTCGTGCCGGGGCAGGTATCCGTTATCGGGTTCGACAACCTGCGGATGTCAGGGATGTTCATTCCGAAGCTGACGACGATCGCGCAGCCGATTTATCAGCTGGGCTACCGGGCTGCCGAGAAGCTGCATGAGCTGCTGAGTACAGGTGATGTTGCTGTAATGAAAGAAAAAATGGAGCATAGGCTGATTGTAAGAGAATCCTCCCGGGAAAAATGA
- a CDS encoding LacI family DNA-binding transcriptional regulator, giving the protein MPTIKDVALKAGVSATTVSRVLNNRGYLSEELKKKVLQAMDELNYRPNELARSLSRSRSNIIGLIIPSVAHPFFGELTGYIEEYAYRSGCKLLLCNSRQDKHKELEYIDMLRASRVDGIIMGSHTLEVGAYQQMNLPLVTFDRQISPDIPYVCSDNYQGGVLATSLLIEKGCRQLAHIGGHPGLNILSGLRFEAFAATAGAHNIPYALLHTDDNSFDVEAYERLLAQLFREQPGTDGIFAGSDIIAAYALKACREHGRRVPEDVRIVGYDGIALRSILGSALSTIRQPIEAMARLAVELIIRQVHGQPVAPQYVLPVELEEGATT; this is encoded by the coding sequence ATGCCTACAATTAAAGACGTGGCGCTAAAAGCGGGCGTCTCGGCCACGACCGTATCCCGGGTGCTGAACAACAGGGGCTATTTAAGCGAGGAACTGAAAAAGAAGGTGCTGCAGGCCATGGACGAGCTGAACTACCGCCCCAATGAGCTGGCCCGTTCACTCAGCCGTTCAAGGTCAAATATTATCGGACTGATCATTCCCAGCGTGGCCCATCCATTTTTCGGGGAGCTTACCGGCTATATTGAAGAGTATGCCTACCGCAGCGGCTGCAAGCTGCTGCTCTGCAATTCCCGGCAGGACAAGCACAAGGAGCTGGAATACATCGATATGCTGCGCGCCAGCCGGGTCGACGGCATTATTATGGGCAGCCACACACTGGAGGTGGGGGCCTACCAGCAGATGAATCTGCCTCTCGTTACCTTCGACCGGCAGATTTCGCCGGACATCCCTTATGTCTGTTCCGATAACTACCAGGGCGGTGTGCTGGCAACCAGTCTGCTCATTGAAAAAGGCTGCCGCCAGCTGGCCCATATCGGCGGCCATCCCGGCCTGAACATTTTGTCAGGCCTCCGCTTTGAGGCGTTCGCCGCTACGGCCGGAGCGCACAATATCCCGTATGCCCTGCTGCATACGGATGACAACAGCTTCGATGTCGAGGCCTACGAGCGGCTGCTGGCGCAGCTGTTCCGCGAGCAGCCCGGCACGGACGGCATCTTTGCCGGCAGCGATATTATCGCGGCCTATGCGCTCAAGGCCTGCCGCGAGCACGGCCGGCGGGTGCCGGAGGATGTGCGGATCGTCGGCTATGACGGCATCGCCCTGCGCAGCATACTCGGATCTGCGCTCAGCACCATCCGCCAGCCGATCGAGGCCATGGCCAGGCTGGCCGTCGAGCTGATCATCCGCCAGGTCCACGGCCAGCCGGTCGCCCCGCAGTATGTGCTGCCAGTGGAGCTGGAGGAAGGGGCGACGACTTGA
- a CDS encoding LLM class flavin-dependent oxidoreductase encodes MKQLRDLSFSVLDLAPIVEGGTAADSLQNTLDLARHAEEWGYLRYWLAEHHNMTGIASSATSVVIGHVAAGTTSIRVGSGGIMLSNHAPLMIAEQFGTLESLFPGRIDLGLGRAPGSDQAAARALRRGLGSDGSEFPEQLSELRAYFDPNGAGSRPLGVRATPGEGLNVPIWLLGSSGFSAQLAGQLGLPFAFASHFAPDYLLPALHLYRSSFKPSAVLDKPHVMVGLGVTAADTTAAARWLATSQQQQFLNIIRGRTGKLQPPVDDMEPLWSPQERAMLLDKQKYSIAGDKAYLKERLLQILEETDADEFIVASQIYDHTARLRSYELVAELFKEN; translated from the coding sequence GTGAAGCAACTGCGGGATCTTTCATTCTCCGTGCTGGACCTCGCTCCGATTGTAGAGGGCGGAACAGCGGCGGATTCACTGCAAAATACACTGGATTTGGCACGCCATGCTGAAGAGTGGGGCTACCTCCGCTACTGGCTGGCGGAGCATCATAATATGACTGGCATCGCCAGCTCGGCTACTTCTGTCGTTATCGGACATGTGGCCGCAGGAACTACAAGCATCCGCGTCGGCTCAGGCGGAATCATGCTCAGCAACCATGCGCCGCTGATGATTGCCGAGCAATTCGGGACGCTGGAATCGCTGTTCCCGGGGCGTATCGACTTAGGTTTGGGCAGAGCGCCCGGCTCTGACCAGGCAGCGGCAAGAGCGCTGCGGCGCGGCCTCGGCAGCGACGGCAGCGAATTTCCTGAGCAGCTGAGCGAGCTTAGAGCCTACTTTGACCCGAATGGCGCCGGTTCGCGTCCGCTCGGGGTGCGTGCTACACCCGGCGAAGGGCTGAATGTGCCAATCTGGCTGCTCGGTTCCAGCGGCTTCAGCGCCCAGCTGGCAGGCCAGCTTGGTTTGCCGTTTGCTTTTGCCAGCCATTTTGCCCCGGATTATCTGCTGCCGGCGCTTCATCTGTACCGCAGCAGCTTCAAGCCGTCCGCAGTGCTCGATAAGCCGCATGTTATGGTCGGCCTCGGCGTTACCGCCGCTGATACAACTGCCGCCGCACGCTGGCTCGCTACTTCGCAGCAGCAGCAATTCCTGAACATCATCCGCGGCCGTACCGGCAAGCTTCAGCCTCCGGTTGACGACATGGAGCCGCTGTGGTCGCCGCAGGAAAGAGCCATGCTGCTTGATAAGCAGAAATATTCTATTGCCGGTGATAAAGCCTATCTCAAAGAGCGTCTTCTGCAGATTCTGGAAGAAACCGATGCTGATGAATTCATCGTTGCTTCCCAGATCTACGATCACACTGCACGTCTGCGTTCCTATGAACTGGTAGCAGAGCTTTTCAAAGAAAACTAA
- a CDS encoding sugar ABC transporter permease, whose amino-acid sequence MDAQIKAKPGAAGTRAKQKISVRAVLLSLGVLLANIVVNGLIFLFFRDSTLNPLVTAVLAVLWGVLGVYLIYYTLTWAAEQYPDHIRRKVLPFIFVGPAVLILGWLLILPALRTLYLSFFNASSEKFVGFGNYAAIFSDRLMATALRNNLLWVFVGTLACVCLGLLIAILADRSSYEKIAKSIIFMPMAISFVAAGVIWKFVYYYQPGNEQIGLLNAMVTFFGGEPQAWTSMLQPWNNFFLIVILIWMQTGFAMVIFSAAIKGVPDDILEAARVDGAGEIKIFFGIMIPFISTTILTVTTTIIVFTLKIFDVVMVMTGGQYDTEVVATQFYRQFFMYRNFGYGSTLAIVLLIAVLPVILINLRQFRKQGGF is encoded by the coding sequence ATGGATGCGCAAATAAAAGCAAAGCCTGGAGCTGCAGGTACACGGGCCAAGCAAAAAATCAGCGTCAGGGCAGTGCTGTTATCACTGGGTGTGCTGCTGGCGAACATTGTGGTGAACGGGCTGATCTTCCTCTTTTTCCGTGATTCCACGCTTAACCCGCTGGTGACTGCTGTGCTGGCTGTGCTGTGGGGCGTGCTGGGCGTTTATCTGATCTATTACACCCTGACCTGGGCAGCTGAGCAGTATCCGGATCACATCCGCAGAAAGGTACTGCCGTTTATTTTCGTCGGACCGGCGGTGCTGATTCTCGGCTGGCTGCTGATCCTGCCTGCGCTGCGGACGCTGTACCTGAGCTTTTTCAATGCCTCCTCGGAAAAGTTTGTCGGCTTCGGCAATTATGCGGCGATCTTCAGTGACCGGCTGATGGCCACCGCACTGCGCAACAACCTGCTGTGGGTATTTGTCGGAACGCTGGCCTGCGTGTGCCTGGGGCTGCTTATTGCTATTCTGGCCGACCGCAGCAGCTACGAAAAAATCGCCAAGTCGATCATCTTTATGCCCATGGCTATCTCCTTTGTGGCCGCGGGTGTCATCTGGAAGTTTGTCTATTATTATCAGCCGGGCAATGAGCAGATTGGACTGCTGAATGCAATGGTCACCTTTTTCGGCGGCGAACCGCAGGCGTGGACGAGTATGCTGCAGCCCTGGAACAATTTTTTCCTTATTGTCATCCTGATCTGGATGCAGACGGGGTTTGCAATGGTTATTTTCTCGGCGGCGATCAAGGGGGTTCCTGACGATATTCTGGAGGCCGCACGCGTCGACGGAGCCGGTGAAATCAAGATTTTCTTCGGCATTATGATACCGTTCATTTCCACCACCATTCTGACGGTGACCACCACCATTATTGTGTTTACATTGAAAATATTTGACGTCGTCATGGTGATGACGGGAGGTCAATACGATACAGAGGTTGTTGCGACACAGTTCTACCGGCAGTTTTTTATGTACCGCAATTTCGGGTACGGCTCGACGCTGGCCATTGTGCTCCTGATCGCCGTACTGCCTGTCATCCTGATTAATCTGCGCCAGTTCCGCAAGCAGGGGGGATTCTAA
- a CDS encoding carbohydrate ABC transporter permease, whose amino-acid sequence MVGKKKRKGGKTLVNIVLGVICFLWLLPTLGLFISSFRPAADILQTGWWKVFPHQEWTAGETVQLSKDVDLREPIEVNGKTYSDDELKAGVKEGGSRLIWENRRARTINVQEQGWETVPELTLDNYNNVLSGKEYTLKEADGSETKQKGTGLSQAFWNTLTIAVPATVIPVLIASFAAYAFAWLRFPGRKTLFVIIIAMLVIPIQVALIPVLKDYTALGLNGSYLGIWLAHTAFGLPLVTYFMYNFISQLPKDLFESAFIDGASHFTIFSRLILPLSVPALASIGIFQFLWVWNDYLVSLIFIGNQPSVQVMSMKIADLVGSRGNDWHLLTSAAFISMLMPLAIFFLLQKYFVRGLMGGSVKG is encoded by the coding sequence ATGGTCGGTAAAAAGAAAAGAAAAGGCGGCAAGACCCTCGTTAATATCGTCCTTGGCGTCATCTGCTTCCTCTGGCTGCTTCCGACACTGGGTCTGTTTATTTCCTCCTTCCGACCGGCGGCAGATATTCTGCAGACCGGCTGGTGGAAGGTGTTCCCCCATCAGGAGTGGACGGCGGGCGAGACGGTGCAGCTGTCCAAGGATGTGGATCTGCGCGAACCGATAGAGGTGAACGGCAAGACCTACAGCGATGATGAGTTAAAGGCGGGCGTGAAGGAGGGCGGCAGCCGCCTGATCTGGGAAAACCGCCGGGCGCGCACGATTAATGTGCAGGAGCAGGGCTGGGAGACGGTCCCCGAGCTGACGCTCGACAATTACAACAATGTCCTGTCCGGAAAAGAGTACACGCTGAAGGAAGCGGACGGCAGTGAAACCAAGCAAAAGGGAACAGGCTTATCCCAGGCTTTCTGGAATACGCTGACGATTGCGGTCCCGGCTACCGTTATTCCGGTGCTGATTGCCTCTTTTGCCGCTTATGCTTTTGCCTGGCTGCGGTTTCCGGGCCGTAAAACACTGTTCGTCATCATTATTGCGATGCTGGTCATTCCGATTCAGGTCGCCCTGATTCCGGTGCTGAAGGATTACACGGCGCTGGGGCTGAACGGCAGCTATCTCGGGATTTGGCTGGCGCATACCGCATTCGGCCTGCCGCTGGTTACTTACTTCATGTATAACTTTATCAGCCAGCTGCCCAAGGATCTGTTTGAGTCGGCGTTTATTGACGGGGCGAGCCATTTTACCATATTCAGCAGACTGATTCTGCCGCTGTCCGTTCCGGCGCTGGCTTCCATTGGCATCTTCCAGTTCCTCTGGGTGTGGAACGATTACCTGGTGTCGCTGATCTTTATCGGCAACCAGCCGTCGGTGCAGGTCATGTCGATGAAAATCGCCGATCTGGTCGGTTCACGCGGCAACGACTGGCATCTGCTGACCTCGGCTGCGTTTATTTCGATGCTGATGCCGCTGGCCATTTTCTTCCTGCTGCAGAAGTATTTTGTCAGAGGGCTGATGGGCGGTTCCGTGAAAGGCTAA
- the pgmB gene encoding beta-phosphoglucomutase: protein MKMKPYEHPPALYPYREWSLGEDAYEEEYNQRSESVFALGNGYIGMRGNFEEGYHGTAGTTVSGNYLNGFYDSEPIVYPEGAYGLPAVNQSMLNVTDARIIGLEIEGQAFRMDSGKVHSFRRWLDMQTGLLHREVEWESPAGHRAKLVIRRMACLRHKHLAAIDYAVTALNFAGTLRFVSALDGEIRRSEASADPRLGSGGAEPSLLPEDSGYDEAAGVLWMRQRTRHTRFALLTAASHRLQAASGRELQRQLGGQRISAGYAAEVQRGETVILTKYITYHTSKDYPEEELRERSRDVLEMAEGCGFNGLADEQRAYLDRFWAHTDVEIKGDPALQQGIRFNLFQLLQSTGRDGVTNIAAKGLTGEGYEGHYFWDTEMYMLPFFTYTQPEIARRLLEFRYATLDKARERAAELSQKGALYPWRTIDGSENSAYFPAGTAQAHINADIAYGIKQYVQATGDVEFLVSRGAEILFETSRFWADLGFFNPGRGGAFCINGITGPDEYTAIVNNNAYTNLLVQNQLTYAYETVHLLEREYPADYARLRQTIGLTDGEAEVWKEAADRMFIPFDEGLGIYAQDDTFLSKQKWDFEHTPADKYPLLLHFHPLVIYRHQVLKQADLVMAMFLLGDKFRLVDKIRNYQYYEPLTTHDSSLSPCIHSIISAEIGDLAAAYGYFDRTVRMDLDDINRNAKDGLHMAAMAGSWMSIVNGFGGLRLVDGMLCFDPALPEQWQGFRFKVTAGGQLLDVGIDGEAVVYTLLEGSGLQIKHRGQPVLLLPQQPVRLPLARQLEAVIFDLDGVITDTAELHYQAWQALADELGIPFSRAKNERLKGVSRMESLDIVLEDSPFRLSVTERLALAERKNASYRQLLEQLTPADLLPGIPELLDALTQRGIACGLASASLNAPLILQRLGIGSRLQAIADPAALQKGKPDAEIFLTAAELLGVPPQGCIGVEDAAAGITAVKAAGMRAVGIGSRQQLGAADLLLSSTAELTVERLLALFAGSGQGSERAGKQE, encoded by the coding sequence ATGAAGATGAAGCCATATGAGCATCCGCCTGCACTATACCCGTACCGGGAATGGAGTCTGGGTGAGGATGCCTATGAGGAGGAATATAATCAGCGCAGTGAGAGCGTGTTTGCGCTCGGCAACGGCTATATCGGGATGCGCGGAAATTTTGAGGAGGGCTATCACGGAACGGCAGGAACAACGGTCTCCGGCAATTATTTAAACGGATTCTACGACTCAGAGCCGATTGTCTATCCGGAGGGAGCCTACGGGCTGCCTGCGGTCAACCAGTCGATGCTGAATGTGACGGATGCACGGATTATCGGGCTGGAGATTGAGGGCCAAGCGTTCCGGATGGACAGCGGAAAGGTGCACAGCTTCCGGCGGTGGCTGGATATGCAGACCGGCCTCCTGCACCGCGAGGTGGAGTGGGAGTCGCCCGCCGGGCACCGCGCGAAGCTGGTCATCCGGCGGATGGCTTGTCTGCGGCACAAGCATCTGGCCGCGATTGATTACGCCGTGACGGCGCTGAACTTCGCCGGCACGCTGCGGTTTGTTTCGGCGCTGGACGGGGAAATCCGCCGGTCCGAGGCCAGCGCTGATCCGCGGCTCGGCTCCGGCGGCGCCGAGCCGAGCCTGCTGCCGGAGGACAGCGGCTATGATGAGGCCGCTGGGGTATTGTGGATGCGGCAGCGGACGCGGCATACACGGTTTGCGCTGCTGACGGCGGCAAGCCACAGGCTGCAGGCGGCGTCTGGCCGCGAGCTGCAGCGGCAGCTGGGCGGCCAGCGCATCTCGGCCGGCTATGCGGCCGAGGTGCAGCGCGGGGAAACCGTTATATTGACGAAATATATAACATATCACACCTCGAAGGATTACCCGGAGGAGGAGCTGCGGGAGCGGAGTAGAGATGTGCTGGAGATGGCGGAAGGCTGCGGGTTTAACGGGCTTGCGGATGAGCAGCGCGCGTATCTTGATCGGTTCTGGGCACATACCGATGTGGAAATCAAAGGTGATCCGGCGCTGCAGCAGGGCATCCGCTTCAATCTGTTCCAGCTGCTGCAGTCTACCGGCCGGGATGGCGTAACCAACATTGCCGCCAAGGGACTGACCGGCGAAGGGTATGAGGGGCATTATTTCTGGGACACGGAAATGTACATGCTGCCGTTCTTCACCTACACCCAGCCGGAGATAGCCCGGAGGCTGCTGGAATTCCGCTATGCCACGCTGGATAAGGCGCGGGAGCGGGCGGCCGAGCTGTCACAAAAAGGGGCGCTGTACCCATGGCGCACCATTGACGGAAGTGAGAACTCCGCCTATTTCCCGGCAGGAACGGCCCAGGCTCATATTAATGCCGATATTGCCTACGGAATTAAGCAGTATGTGCAGGCGACAGGGGATGTGGAGTTCCTGGTCAGCCGTGGAGCGGAAATCCTGTTTGAGACCTCGCGCTTTTGGGCGGACCTGGGGTTCTTCAATCCGGGGCGCGGCGGAGCCTTCTGTATTAACGGAATCACTGGGCCGGATGAGTATACAGCCATTGTTAACAATAATGCCTATACGAATCTGTTAGTCCAGAATCAGCTTACTTACGCTTATGAGACAGTCCATCTGCTGGAGAGGGAGTATCCGGCGGATTACGCACGGCTCCGCCAGACGATAGGCTTGACTGACGGGGAGGCGGAGGTGTGGAAGGAAGCCGCTGACCGGATGTTCATCCCGTTTGATGAGGGGCTGGGCATTTACGCCCAGGATGACACCTTTCTAAGTAAGCAGAAATGGGATTTTGAGCATACACCTGCGGATAAATACCCGCTGCTGCTGCATTTTCATCCGCTGGTGATCTACCGTCATCAGGTGCTGAAGCAGGCGGATCTCGTCATGGCCATGTTCCTGCTTGGAGACAAGTTCCGTCTGGTTGATAAAATCCGTAACTACCAGTACTATGAGCCGCTGACGACCCATGACTCTTCATTGTCGCCCTGCATCCACAGTATTATTTCGGCCGAGATCGGCGATCTGGCTGCGGCTTACGGCTATTTTGACCGTACTGTCCGGATGGATCTGGATGACATTAACCGCAACGCCAAGGACGGGCTGCATATGGCTGCGATGGCCGGGTCCTGGATGTCGATCGTGAACGGGTTCGGCGGCCTGCGGCTGGTGGACGGAATGCTGTGCTTCGATCCGGCGCTGCCGGAGCAGTGGCAGGGCTTCCGCTTCAAGGTTACCGCCGGCGGCCAGCTGCTCGACGTCGGCATTGATGGCGAGGCAGTGGTTTATACGCTGCTGGAAGGCAGTGGGCTGCAGATTAAGCACCGCGGCCAGCCTGTGCTGCTGCTTCCGCAGCAGCCGGTGCGCCTGCCGCTCGCCCGGCAGCTGGAGGCGGTGATTTTTGATCTGGACGGCGTGATCACCGATACCGCCGAGCTGCATTATCAGGCCTGGCAGGCACTGGCTGACGAGCTGGGTATCCCGTTCAGCCGGGCGAAGAACGAACGGCTGAAGGGTGTGAGCCGCATGGAATCGCTGGACATTGTGCTGGAGGACAGCCCGTTTAGGCTATCCGTTACTGAGCGCCTGGCACTGGCGGAGCGGAAAAACGCCAGCTACAGGCAGCTGCTGGAGCAGCTGACGCCGGCAGATCTCCTGCCGGGAATCCCGGAGCTGCTGGATGCTCTTACGCAGCGGGGCATCGCCTGCGGGCTGGCCTCGGCCAGCCTGAATGCGCCGCTGATTCTGCAGCGGCTCGGTATCGGCAGCCGGTTACAGGCCATCGCCGATCCGGCGGCTCTGCAAAAGGGCAAGCCCGATGCGGAGATCTTCCTCACCGCAGCGGAGCTGCTGGGAGTGCCGCCGCAGGGCTGCATCGGTGTAGAGGACGCGGCGGCCGGGATCACCGCGGTCAAAGCCGCCGGCATGCGCGCCGTCGGCATCGGCAGCCGGCAGCAGCTCGGCGCGGCCGATCTGCTGCTGTCTTCCACCGCAGAGCTGACGGTGGAACGGCTGCTGGCACTGTTTGCTGGCAGCGGTCAGGGGAGTGAGCGGGCGGGAAAGCAGGAGTGA
- a CDS encoding sortase — MKQRPGIAIAAVRLVFILSLCVLLYSVFQILKAPAEARQALDEWEKKREEALQPVIQEDETPLPAEMVALPPATKNTKPEYANGEVIGEIYFPALERRVAILEGTQRAQLKKGAGHYAGSAAIGADGNSVLAGHRDTVFRGIGNLKKHDLIEVETVDGTFIYEVTGSTIVDGEARGAIKPSSTPVLTLITCYPFGYAGPAPERYLLSASLIGAK; from the coding sequence ATGAAGCAGCGTCCGGGGATTGCTATTGCCGCGGTACGTCTGGTCTTCATACTCTCTTTGTGTGTACTGCTGTATTCCGTATTTCAGATCCTGAAGGCTCCCGCGGAAGCGCGTCAGGCGCTCGATGAATGGGAAAAAAAGAGGGAGGAAGCCCTTCAGCCCGTTATCCAGGAGGATGAAACGCCCCTGCCGGCAGAAATGGTGGCTCTCCCCCCGGCAACAAAGAACACCAAGCCGGAGTATGCCAACGGGGAGGTTATCGGGGAGATTTACTTTCCGGCGCTGGAACGAAGAGTCGCAATTCTTGAGGGCACACAGCGGGCACAGCTGAAAAAGGGTGCCGGACATTATGCCGGGAGCGCTGCAATCGGCGCAGACGGCAACAGTGTACTCGCCGGCCACCGGGATACGGTGTTCCGCGGAATCGGAAACCTCAAGAAACATGACTTAATTGAGGTGGAGACGGTGGACGGAACGTTCATTTATGAGGTGACAGGCAGCACGATCGTAGACGGGGAGGCGCGGGGAGCGATTAAGCCAAGCAGTACCCCCGTGCTTACACTGATCACCTGCTATCCATTCGGCTACGCCGGTCCGGCACCAGAACGGTATCTTTTGTCCGCTTCGCTTATCGGAGCGAAGTGA